From a region of the Takifugu flavidus isolate HTHZ2018 chromosome 18, ASM371156v2, whole genome shotgun sequence genome:
- the pold1 gene encoding DNA polymerase delta catalytic subunit — protein sequence MEFKRRNNDSLMGGAPQSKWAKKNTEWEDSPSQFEEELSMFLDADMDIEDQEGQASHDVIPVGDLFTTDLNPRWRRPPAPALDPSTDTLVFQQIDLDYYLGVTAAGMPGQSQGKAPIVRMFGVTDNGNSVCCHIHGFAPYFYVPAPNGFTSAHLGEFQNELNSAVLKDMRSNKDNISVTVLAVDITRKENMYGYHGKRVLDFLRITMAMPRLIAPAKRLLEQGLKFGPFPLHYYQAFEANIDFEIRFMVDTNVVGCCWIELPKGKYRVREENDLLVTDSQCLGKVSFCQYEVDIGWTDFVSHPAEGDWQRIAPLRVLSFDIECAGRKGIFPEADKDPVIQIASMVQRQGETEPFIRTVFTLQSCASIVGSQILCFTQETKLLQSWAEFLRTVDPDIITGYNIQNFDFPYLLNRAATLKVNPFPYLGRIRNSKSVLRDLNFQSKQMGRRENKTMNMEGRVQFDLLQVLLRDYKLRSYTLNAVSFHFLQEQKEDVQHSIITDLQNGNEQTRRRLAVYCLKDAYLPLRLLQKLMCVINYMEMARVTGVPLTYLLSRGQQIKVVSQLLRQAMKQDLVMPVVKTEGGEDYTGATVIEPEKGYYSIPIATLDFSSLYPSIMMAHNLCYTTLLQNTQDKDSLSPEDFIKTPTGNFFVKSSVRKGLLPEILENLLSARKRAKAELKKETDPFKQQVLDGRQLALKISANSVYGFTGAQVGKLPCLEISQSVTGFGRQMIEQTKQLLESKYTISNGYQADAKVIYGDTDSVMVKLGVATVNEAMSIGREAAEWVSSHFISPIKLEFEKVYYPYLLINKKRYAGLYFSSSADTHDKMDCKGIETVRRDNCPLVANLINTCLQKILIDRDPQGAVDHAKEVISDLLCNRIDISQLVITKELTRTAQEYAGKQAHVELAERMRKRDAGSAPNLGDRVPYVITKAAKGAAAYMKSEDPIYVLENSIPIDTQYYLEQQLSKPLLRIFEPILGESKAESVLLKGDHTRCKTVLTSKVGGLMAFAQKRSTCIGCRAVLKTDAAVCDFCKKKESELYQKEIYHLNTLEERFSRLWTQCQRCQGSLHEDVLCTSRDCPIFYMRKKVQKDLDDQSKLVSRFGW from the exons ATGGAGTTTAAACGGCGCAATAATGACTCCTTAATGGGAGGTGCTCCTCAGTCCAAATGGGCTAAAAAGAACACTGAATGGGAGGACAGTCCATCACAGTTTGAAGAGGAATTGTCAATGTTTCTTGACGCAGATATGGATATAGAGGATCAGGAGGGGCAAGCCAGCCATGATGTTATTCCTGTTG GCGACCTATTCACTACAGACCTCAACCCTCGTTGGAGgaggcctcctgctcctgcactcGACCCATCAACTGACACTTTGGTCTTCCAGCAGATTGATTTAGATTATTATTTAG GGGTGACAGCGGCAGGCATGCCCGGCCAATCACAGGGGAAAGCCCCAATTGTTCGAATGTTTGGGGTGACAGACAATGGCAACAGCGTGTGTTGCCACATCCATGGTTTTGCACCTTATTTCTATGTTCCTGCTCCAAACG GTTTCACATCTGCTCACCTGGGTGAATTCCAAAATGAGTTGAATTCTGCTGTTCTGAAGGACATGAGGTCCAACAAAGACAACATTTCAGTCACGGTGTTGGCCGTGGATATCACCCGCAAAGAGA acaTGTATGGTTACCACGGGAAGCGTGTTCTTGATTTCCTTCGGATAACCATGGCGATGCCTCGTCTCATAGCTCCAGCCAAGAGACTGCTCGAGCAAGGCCTCAAGTTTGGACCCTTTCCCCTACATTATTATCAGGCTTTTGAGGCCAACATAGATTTTGAGATAAG GTTTATGGTGGACACTAATGTGGTGGGATGCTGCTGGATTGAACTACCTAAAGGAAAGTATAGAGTGCGAGAAGAGAATGATCTGTTGGTCACTGATTCCCAGTGCCTGGGCAAG GTGTCCTTTTGTCAGTATGAAGTGGATATTGGGTGGACTGATTTCGTAAGCCACCCAGCAGAGGGAGATTGGCAGAGGATTGCACCACTCCGAGTCCTAAGCTTTGACATCGAGTGTGCAGGAAGAAAAG GAATCTTTCCTGAAGCTGACAAGGACCCCGTGATTCAGATCGCTTCCATGGTGCAGCGACAAGGCGAGACGGAGCCCTTCATTCGCACAGTGTTCACCCTCCAGTCCTGCGCCAGCATTGTGGGCTCCCAGATCTTGTGTTTCACACAGGAGACCAAGCTACTGCAG AGCTGGGCCGAGTTTTTGAGGACGGTGGACCCTGATATCATTACTGGATACAATATCCAAAACTTTGACTTTCCCTACCTGCTTAACAGAGCAGCTACTCTAAAG GTGAACCCTTTTCCCTACCTTGGTCGGATACGGAATAGCAAATCAGTTCTGCGTGATCTGAACTTCCAAAGCAAACAGATGGGCCGCAGAGAGAACAAAACCATGAACATGGAGGGCCGGGTTCAGTTCGACCTGCTACAG gtcctcctcagggaCTACAAACTACGCTCTTATACACTAAACGCAGTCAGTTTTCACTTCTTGCAAGAACAGAAAGAGGACGTGCAGCACTCCATCATCACTGATCTGCAG AACGGTAATGAACAGACGCGCCGTCGTTTGGCCGTCTACTGCCTCAAAGACGCCTACCTCCCGCTGcgcctgctgcagaaactgatgTGCGTCATTAATTACATGGAGATGGCCAGAGTGACGGGGGTTCCTCTCACCTACCTGCTGTCAAGGGGACAGCAGATCAAAGTTGTCTCTCAGCTCCTTCGCCAG GCCATGAAGCAGGACCTGGTGATGCCTGTGGTCaagacagaaggaggagaagactACACTGGCGCCACTGTCATTGAGCCGGAGAAGGG GTATTACAGCATTCCTATTGCCACCCTGGATTTCTCTTCTctgtatccatccatcatgaTGGCCCACAATCTGTGCTATACCACGCTGCTGCAGAACACCCAAGATAAAGACAG CCTTTCGCCGGAAGACTTCATCAAGACTCCAACTGGTAATTTTTTTGTGAAGAGCTCTGTGAGGAAAGGACTTTTACCTGAAATCCTGGAGAATCTGCTGTCGGCTAGAAAGAG GGCCAAAGCAGAGCTAAAGAAGGAAACCGACCCATTTAAGCAGCAGGTGCTGGACGGCCGACAGCTTGCTCTGAAAATCAGCGCCAACTCAGTTTACGGCTTCACCGGTGCGCAGGTGGGCAAACTGCCCTGCCTTGAGATCTCACAG AGCGTCACTGGTTTTGGAAGACAGATGATTGAACAaaccaaacagctgctggagtcTAAATACACGATTTCCAACGGTTACCAAGCCGATGCCAAG GTTATTTATGGAGATACTGACTCGGTCATGGTTAAGCTCGGAGTTGCCACGGTAAATGAGGCCATGAGCATcgggagggaggcagcagagtgGGTATCCTCCCACTTTATTTCACCCATCAAACTGGAGTTTGAGAAG GTCTATTACCCGTATCTGCTAATCAACAAGAAGCGATACGCAGGCCTCTACTTTTCATCCAGTGCGGACACACATGACAAGATGGACTGCAAGGGTATCGAGACTGTCCGCAGAGAcaactgccccctggtggccaatcTCATCAATACCTGCCTGCAGAAGATCCTCATAGACAG GGATCCCCAGGGTGCTGTGGATCACGCTAAAGAGGTGATCTCAGACCTCCTCTGCAATCGCATCGACATCAGCCAGCTCGTGATCACCAAGGAACTAACGCGTACTGCCCAGGAGTACGCGGGCAAACAGGCGCACGTGGAGCTGGCAGAGAG AATGAGAAAAAGAGACGCAGGCAGCGCTCCAAACCTGGGAGACCGGGTCCCATACGTGATCACCAAGGCTGCGAAAGGAGCAGCAGCGTACATGAAGTCAGAG GATCCAATCTATGTGCTGGAGAACTCCATTCCCATCGACACGCAGTACTACCTGGAGCAACAGCTGTCTAAGCCCCTGCTCCGGATATTTGAACCCATCCTAGGAGAGAGCAAAGCTGAGAGTGTCCTGCTCA AGGGCGATCACACGCGCTGCAAGACCGTGTTGACCTCAAAAGTCGGAGGCCTCATGGCGTTTGCTCAGAAGAGGAGCACCTGTATCGGCTGCCGAGCTGTGCTGAAGACAGatg CGGCTGTGTGCGATTTCTGCAAGAAAAAGGAGTCTGAACTGTACCAGAAGGAG ATATATCACCTGAATACATTGGAGGAGCGTTTCTCTCGCCTGTGGACTCAGTGTCAGCGTTGTCAAGGTTCCCTCCACGAGGATGTGCTCTGTACCAG CCGGGACTGTCCCATCTTTTACATGAGGAAGAAGGTCCAGAAGGACTTGGATGACCAGAGCAAGCTGGTGTCCCGCTTTGGATGGTGA
- the zgc:55558 gene encoding GTPase KRas, translating to MTEYKLVVVGAGGVGKSALTIQLIQNHFVDEYDPTIEDSYRKQVVIDGETCLLDILDTAGQEEYSAMRDQYMRTGEGFLCVFAINNTKSFEDVHLYREQINRVKDSDSVPMVLVGNKSDLSTRMVETRQAQELARSYGVPFVETSAKTRQGVEEAFYSLVREIRRYKETNRSNKKSKKNTQRRCVIL from the exons ATGACCGAGTACAAGCTGGTGGTGGTTGGAGCTGGAGGCGTTGGGAAGAGCGCTCTCACcatccagctcatccagaatcACTTTGTGGACGAATATGATCCAACAATCGAG GACTCTTACAGAAAACAGGTGGTGATCGATGGGGAGACCTGCCTGTTGGACATCCTGGACACTGCAGGTCAGGAGGAGTACAGTGCCATGAGGGATCAGTACATGAGGACGGGAGAGGGTTTCCTCTGCGTCTTTGCCATCAATAACACCAAGTCCTTTGAGGATGTTCACCTCTACAG AGAGCAGATTAACAGGGTGAAGGACAGTGACAGTGTCCCCATGGTGCTGGTGGGGAACAAGAGCGACCTGAGCACTCGCATGGTGGAGACCCGACAAGCGCAGGAGCTGGCACGAAGTTACGGAGTCCCGTTTGTGGAGACTTCTGCCAAAACCAGACAG GGCGTGGAGGAGGCATTCTATTCGCTAGTACGGGAGATTAGAAGGTATAAGGAGACCAATCGTAGCAACAAGAAGAGCAAGAAGAACACTCAAAGACGTTGCGTAATCCTATAG